In the genome of Candidatus Diapherotrites archaeon, the window CAACAAAATAGCCTTTCTCTAATGGATCATCAATTTGATCCGAGTTTGTAGCAAGGCCATACGCTTTTGGTGGGTGAAATATTACTTTGCGCATATGAAATACACAATCGAATTATGCAGGAATTACGACATCTCTTCCAGTTGCCGGGCCGCATTCTTCGCTTGTTTGAGCATTATCTCCAGTGACAATAAACTTCACGTCGCCCCCACCCCAATAGCTTTCTTCATGCCAGTCAAATGTTTTTTCTACCGTTGAATGCGCAGTAATTGTCCCAACCGGATAAATCTTTGAAGTTCCGTAATGCCATTTTATTTCCTGACTAACCTTTTCCATATCCGTCTTGATTGTCACAACCACATTTTGTATATCTGCATCATTTGAATTTTTGAAAAGCATTTTGATTGTATAGCTGTGCTTGATTTGACCATAACCGGACTGCTCTTCTGTTCCATTTACAGAGTCTGATGGAAAAATGCATTCAAGAATTGGAAGCGATGGTTCATTTTTTGGAATAGGATTGTTATCTTCAATTTGTTGCACTGTTTGCTGGGGGGCTTGCTGAGGAATATTTTCCTGGACTGTTGAATTAACACATCCAACTGAGAGAATCACTAAAAAGAGTGCTCCCAAAAGCAATTTCATTCGGAAACACCATTGATCGCTTCTTCAAAATAGGGATATTGATATGCCCCTACGATGAACTTTGTTCCTTTAGTTCCTCGAATAAAGAATGAAGGTGTTCCTTCAACTCCTGCATCGATTCCAACATCGTAATCGGCAGATATTACATCATCGTATTTTCTGCTTTCATAGCAGGTAGAAAACTGCCCCTGATCCAATCCCAATGATTCTGCCAAGGAGTAGAATTTTGCTTGGTTAAATGTCGGATAATTTTTGTATAAGAGGTCATGCATTTCCCAGAATTTTCCCTGTTCAGCTGCGCATTCAGCCGCATTTGCAGCTATTACTGCATTGTCATGAAAGCTCAAAGGAAAATGGGCAAATGCGAATCTTGCCTTTCCCGTGTCGATATACGTGGATTTAATTTTTGGCCAGGTATTCGAGTAAAAGTTATTGTTGAACGTATCGTCAAAATCGCCAAACTGCACAATCCACATCTGAGCATTTTCGTTCCCGATCCAATGGCCCGAGATGGATTTTATATTCAAAACTTGGTCTTCGACAATAATTTGGTTCTCATTTGTTTCTCGCTTTTCGGTTTCAGCAATTTGCTTATCAATCGCGTTGATGATCGCATCATACGCATTGATGAGTGTTAAAACGCCTAATTCGGTTCGATGTTGAATTTTATCCGCTATCTCTTTAGCGGTCACAAAATTACCCCTATTCTCTTTCATCTCGGCAATATAGTTTTCCTTGTCTTCTTGAGAAAAACTAAGACTCGTATACTTTTCATTCAGAGAAATTTTTAGATCCTGTTCAATTCCGATAAAGAAGTAATCGAGGGAGCGGTAATAGGTGTTCATGTCGGCCTTTAGCGATTGGTCATAGAAGGGGGCATTCGTTACTTTCGCTAATTGTATTTCAGCCTCCCGGAAGCCGTTTTTTACTCTTGGAAGGAGATCAAGAGCATCCGAATAGTCACCCTGCTCATACTTGCCGATTAAGCGTCCAAACTCATAATTAGCATTTTCCTCATAGGCTACCGCAGTTCCATAATCCTTAAACGATTGTAAGAGTGCCGTATTTTGAGCTTCGACATCTTTCAGATCTGAAGAAGCAGAAAAATATTGATAGGCGAAAATGGCTGCAACGATGACCAAAATTCCAATGGCTGCCAAATAGAGTACCTTTGATTCTTGACCTTTCATTTCTTGTCCCCCTTTACACCTATTTTATAATCACCGGCATATTTTTTTCCAAAAAAATACATGCCTCCAATTAGAACTACTCCAATAAGACTCCAAACAAAAAAGCCGGAGAGGGCAACTAAAGCGGCCTCACCCCAGCGCTGTTGAGCACCCAGCCAATAGTTCAACTTAAACAGCAAAACAAGGGCAATGATTGAGAAGGCGAGTAAAAGGACCTTTTCAACAATCCAAAGCATGTCCGGAGAAAGCTCAATGTACCCCGAATATTTTACAAGCCCGAGCAAGACGGAGTATACAGCAAAGGCAATAATCACAGGGATGTATGTCCAAAGAAATGGATGGCTGAACCTCTCCATATCGGCCTTCGCATATGCGGGGCCTTTACCGAATAAGCTGTTCAGATTCATTTTTTGTTATCCTTCCAAAATCGTACATAATGGGCATATTTAAGGATTGGTTCTGGCCGCTAAGTCTTTACGGCGATGTCGCGGGACCGATCAAAGGTATATAAAGAAATGAGCTGGAAGCATGTTATGAGCATAGTAGAAAAGGTGGCTATCATCGTTATTGCAGGGTTGGCCTTCTGGGGCATTTCCGGCTTTGCAAAAGATTTCTTGATAGATAGTGGGTGGAAAGCATCCGATGCTTCATTTCCCGCCCTGCTAATTGCATTGGGCTTTCTAATTGTGGTTGGTGGCGGAACGCACCTTGTTCTAAATTTATTTGGAAATAAGTGACTTTTCTGTATTCATCGAACTCAAAAGAGGCAGTCTTAAATCTTTAGCGCACGTAAAAGTCTATACAAAAGTCCAGAAAAGAAAACGCTCTTCAACACGAAGTTCTAATCACGGCCCCCGCTTATAACTTACAGTTGAAACGCGGTTTTGCAGACCTGTTGAAATTTTTGATTTGTTTTCAGTATGGGAACGGTTTTATTCTTGAGGCGTTCATTTTGATTATGGTTTTACTCGCTTCTTATCGTTCGCCAAAAGTACGAGTTTTAAATTCAAGTAACATTGATAAAAAGGGTATTTTTGCAATTGCGAACATTTCAGAAGGGGAAACTGTTTTTGTAAAAGCTGGACATATCGTTGATAATCAAACAGCTAAAGAATTAGAAAATAAGTTAGGAGAATACTGTCTTCAAATATCTGATAATCTAAATCTTTGCCCAACCACAAAAAAGGAAGTAAAAGAAACTGCTATCTTTGTCAACCATTCATGCGACCCCAACATTGGACCACGCGGACAAATTGTTTTCATTGCCATACGCAACATTAAAGCCGGTGAAGAACTGTGCTATGACTACGCCATGACAACAGCACGACAATACAATCTGAAATGCGAATGTGGAACACGAGTATGTAGAAAAAAGATAACTGGAGAGGATTGGAAAATTAAATCACTCCAAAAAAGATACAAAAATCATTTTTCAGACTTTATTCTTCAAAAAATAAAAAAGCAATAAACTAACGACTCACCAAAAAGAGTTAAATACTTTGAATAACACTTTACTTAAGTCCAGAAAGCACCGCGCTTCAACGCGGAGTTATAGGAACGGCCCCCGCATAAAGCTCTATGTTGAAACACGGTGGAAATCATTCGAACGCTGGAAGAGAAGATAAGGGTCGGGAAGTATCCCCATAGTAATCTTCCCAATTGATCATGGCTTGCTTTAGGGTGTCCTTATTTTGCATCTCAGGAGGGATTACCAATTCAAAAGAGGCAGTGAATGGGATGTCAACTGTTTTTGAATAACTACATTCTTTTGCTGGATATTTTGTTGCGCATGAGGGTTTTTTTAGGAGATAAAAAATTTTAGTTACACGAGCTGAAAAATTTCCACTCACTACTCCATTTGAATAGTCTGAAAAAGAAATACTATTTGAAGCGAGCGTATTGGAAGAATTGGTTCGATCAATGGTGATCCGCGTTTGTGCAAAATAATCCCCATCCTTAAAAGTGGGTAATTCAATAATCAAATCCGCTACATTCAGGGATTGGTTAATTTGCTTAACTGAAAATGGGAACATTTCTTGTGGATTCAGAATAAATGTCAAACCGCCCTTATTTTCTCCATCCGCATAGGAATAGTTTAACACCAATGTTTCATCTATTGCATTAAATGTAAAATTCGGGGCAGTATTTTGTGGAGTAAAAGAAAAATGAATTTCATTATTTGAAGGAATAGTGTTGAACAAAGAAACCGCTATACTCACTACCACAATGAACAAAACTAATGCCCCCATTTCGAAAATTCTGTTAGACACCATACTATTCTTTGGGGATAATCTCATGATTTTTGAACAATATGAAACTATTTAAAGGTTGGTTACGGCCGATAACAAGATGCAAATAGAGGCAGTATTAAATCTTTAGCCAAAATAAAAATCTATACAAAAGTCCAGAAAAAAAACGCTCTTCAACACGAAGTTGCAGGAAAGGCCCCCGCTTGTTTTACTATTGAATGTCGACAATGCCCAAAACCCTGAGAAATTTAGTCAAGGTCGGATTCCAGGCCCTTTCAAAAGGGCTACGGCGTCGTGCTAAATGTATACAAGAATAGAACTAGATTAAAATAAGCCCAAACATAAGCGATTGCAACGCCAAAAATGCCAATTTGAACGACTTGCAACAGAATCCTTTTGACACGGTTCATAGATATTTCTCCAATTGCTCCAAACTCTTTTCCACGGATACTTACTTGAAATCATTTAAGAAAAGCGATAAATCTGTGTGCTTATCTACCAGTTCTTTTGCCAATTTTTCATCCCGATTGTTTGGAATAAACCACTCATTTTATCAAATTATAATCCTTGTGGTGCAACAGACTATTTGCTATCCCAACGCTTGCAGGCAATGATTCTTTCTTTTCATACATTCACCTTGTACACTTTTGGAAGGGTGCCAAAGTCCGAGTCGGCCGTTACTAATGCGGCATCGGACGCGAGTGCGGATTGGTAAATTATACTATCCACGGTACTCAATTTGTTTTTTACACACCATGTCACGGAATCAACCGCAATATCCTCATCCACCATCACTACAGCGCTATTTTCCCGCATAAAACGCATGGCTTCCCTGACGAAAGATGGGTTATTCAGTCTTCGGCTTAAAATTTTGGCTACTTCATGAAACGAAAGGGTGGATGTGAATATTTTTCCTTCTGGCGAATCGACTAATTGTCCTATCTTCTCCTGGGACTGGAGGAAGTAATCCAACCAGATATTAGAGTCGAAAAACAATCGATTATCGGTCGCGGTCACGTTCAACCCTCAGCTCTTTCAGTATTTCCTTCATTGAAATAGGGTTTTCCGCATCCTCAAATGCCCCATGCATGGATTTTCCCTTCTTCTGAATCAGCTTGTTGATTACCTGGTCATAGGTTTTCACGTGGTACGCCCCCTTGAGTGAGTCAAGGAACTTTTTGGTTTTCTGCTGGATTTGGATCGTTGTGGTTCCATCCATGAAACACCACCCATGACTATAGCACTATAGTATTTAATAATTGTGATGGTAAACCGCCGAGGAAGAAAGAAAAAGAACATCCCGTGCCTATTTTGTGCGCTCCTTTGTCCCGATCGGCTATATAAAGAATGAAAAGCACATACTGCTTGTGAAGCCTTCCAGATTATTTACCGCCATAGGGAAACTTAACACCCTCAAGCATCGCCAGCGCAGAGGATGGGTTGTCCGTGGGGTAAAAGGGGCCGAAAGCGTGGCCGATCATGCGTGGCGGAGCGCGGTCATCGCCCACCTCATCGCGCCCAAGGGATACGATCGCCAAAAAATGCTCCTCATGGCGCTCCTGCACGATACGTCCGATATTTATGGCCCTCATTATATCCCCACAGATTATATTACTAAGGAAAATAAGTTTTCGCAGGAACGCAAGAGTATGAAACGATTTGTCCAGCTCCTCCCTGGAAACGAAGGGGAAAAGTGGCTTGGGCTGTGGGAAGAGATGGAGAACCAATCCTCCAAGGAAGCCAAATTAGTGAAGGACGCGGAGATATTGGACATGCTCTTCCAGGCGTTGGAATACCAGAAAGCAGGGAATTTCAAGAAGGACCTGACAGAGTTCTGGGCGCGAGACATTAAACGATTGACTACTCCCCCTGGAAAGAAATTAGGTTTGGAAATCAGTCGGCAGTGGCCCAAGGCGGCGAAGAAAAGGTTTGATGCCAAAAAATACACGTACCATTATTGATTATTAATATTTTTGATGGGTGTTTTTTACTGATTGGCTTTTTGCTACTGCTGAATGTTAACCCACATAATCTCCTTCTTACTATTTTTTCAGGAACTTTTCCAAATACCACCAGAACAGAATCTTGTACGCCAGCAGGGACGCATGAACCTCGATGAGGGGCGAAAGGACATTTTTACTATTGTATTTCCCGGATGGTTTACGGAGCAAGGGGGCAATTTCGGTGATGTCAAATCCCACGAGAATTGATTTTTGTGTCTTGCATTGCTGGAGGATGGCAAACAAAACCTCCTGCAAACTTTCCATGCGCAAACCAAGAGGGAGGGGAGTCCCCGTGCCGGGAACGAGGGGGGGATCCAGGACATCCATGTCCAGGGAGATATACACGTATTTGGTTTTGATACTTGAGAGGATCATCCCCATTTGGGACGGGGAAATGAGGCCATTCATGATCATGTTGGACGGGGAGAATAGTCCTTTTTTCGGGGCATACGTCGTGTAAAAGGCCAATGGCTGGGTGGCGCAGAAGAAAATGGTTGATTCCCATTTGTTCTCACGGATGAAATCCGCCTCCTCCGAAGAAATGTGGTCGCGAATACCAATGTGGACCATGGGAAATCCTTTCTTGCGCGCATTATGCATCACGGAGGCATGGGAATATTCCTGCGCGTCATAGGCTTCCCGCATATCCAGGTGGGCATCGAAATGGATGATGGTCACATTTTCAGCGCCATGCACCTCATCCAGGGCGTTCAGAACTCCATTAGTGATGGAATGGTCGCCCCCTATTACCATGAGGAGCTTCTCGTCTTTCAAAATCTTTTTGGATATCGTTTGAACACGTTTTACCATTTCCTGGGTTATTTTTTTGATCTCCAGCCACGCCCGTTTCTTCTTGATGGCCTTGGATACGTCGCGCGGACATTCAATGATACCCGCATGATGCACTTTCACTTTTTCAGAGAAATCCGTATGAAAATAAGGGACTTCCGTCTCAATCTGGAAGGACGCATCCAGGAAAGCCTGGGGGCCCAACCAGGCTCCTTTCCCATACGTGCACGTGATATCGCACGCGACCCCCACCATCACCACCTGGGCGTCCGAATAGGTAAAATTGGAATTGAAGTTAGCAAATGTCTTGGATGGCAACCGCTTGAGAGAGGGAGATGGAATCATATCATTACCGCCCCATCCACGCGTTCTTAATAAGCCCGCCCGCCGACACGGGCCTACTCTCCTTTTCAGATGGGAAAAATAAGTGGGATAGGTCCTGCGACAAAGCGGGTTGGGTGTCCGCTCGGCAAAGCAGTCTTTTCCAGATAGGTTTGATGTGCATGAGAGCGCGCGCTCCTTCGGGAGAAGGATGGCGTTGAAGATGGGTCTGAAGACGATGATCATAGGCGGATAAAGATGCCCGAGAAAAATCCGCGCGGGAATAAGCTTCCCAAATGGTTTCCCCCGCCATCCAACTGGAGGTTAATGCATCCCCTATTCCCATCCCTGAGAATGAATGGGCGACCCCCGCCGCATCCCCAATGAGAAGGGCCCGGTTGAACACCCGTGGACGAGAACTCCCACGCAGGGGAATAACCTGTTCCTCCCAACCAGAAGAAAGGGAGTTGGGGGAGGAAGGGTGGGTCCATTCAAATGTACTCATCCATTTCTCCATCCATTCCACCAGATCCACGCGGTGGCGATCCATCCAGACAGGTGAAACGCAGGCGCCCACCGACACCTGGCCTTTTTCCAGGGGAACCATCCAAGTATAACCAGGACCTAATTCCTCATGGAAATGGATGTCTCCTTGTTTCGATTCAGTTGGGGAAGATGAAACAATTTTTTGCACCCCCATCATGGTGTGCCAGGCTGGATTTTCGAGCCCCCCTAATGACCGCGCCACTTCTGAAAAAGCCCCATCGGCCCCCACGACCATATCGCACGTCACGGTGCGGACTTGTCTCGTGGAAAGATCGGCGAGGCGCACCTCCACTTTATCTTGGAGAACATTCACCCCGGTGACCTGCACCGATTCCCTGAATTCACACCCTTTGGTGGCATGTTCGAAAAGGATGTTATCCACCTGCTTCCGTGGGACGGAAGCCATGGCCAAATGAGGCGTAGTCGGCCGGTGGGCCGATTCCCATTCCTTCCCTTCATGGAAGAATGCCAACCCCTCTAACGAGTGGGCTCCCTTTTCAACCACTTTATCCCACACTCCCAATCGGGATAGCACATCCATGGCCTCCGGTAAAAGAAGGGCTGCTTTCCCCGTATCGCGGGGAAAAATGGATTTGTCCACGAGGAGCACGCGCAAACCCTTATCCCCTAGAAGGCGGGCACACGCACTCCCGGATGGTCCGGCTCCGCTCACCACTACATCATAGTCCTGCATATACCCCTCGACTCCCGAAAAGATGTATAAAGGCAATGTGAGGGGACGAATGAAACTAGGCCCGGGGGAAATGGTTTATAAGCATTCTTCAGGGGGTTTGATTTAGAAATAGGTGATTCTCATGGGATTACGACCAGCCCACTGCTATCGTGGCACCGACAAACCCGCCTATACGCGGATCGCCATCAAGGTGCACCACAAAAACTTCATAGGAACCAACCCGGGGCTCCGTACGCGTCAATTCAACATGGGGAACCCCACCAAACCCTACTCCCATATCGTGGATTGGGTGGTGCAGGAACCCCATGTCCAGGTTCGTGACAACGCCATCGAAGCGGTGCGCATGGGATTCAACCGCCAGCTCGTGCACAAAATAGGGAAAGACAACTTCTTCATCCGAGTGAGGGTATACCCATTCCAAATTCTCCGGGAAAACAAGATCGCCCAAGGCGCCGGGGCGGACCGCGTGTCCTCGGGAATGAAACACTCTTTCGGAAAGCCCATCGGACGCGCCGTGCGCCTGCGGAAAAACCAGAAAGTGTTGAGTGTTCTTTGCGACGGCAGCCATGTGACGGTTGTAACCACGGCCCTTAATCGCGCGGCCACCAAATTCAACTGCAAGATGCTCCCCATCGTCCACCAAGACGTGACATCCATCGGCAACCTCCCCAAAAAGACGCGGGAAGAAAAGATCGAAGCCACCGTCACCACCCCTGTTGAGGGGGAAGTGGCGGCCGCGACCCCGGAAGTCGCCTCCAAGACGGGCGGGAAAGCCCCCGTCAAGGGTGTCGAGAAGAAGGATGCTGGGAAGAAGGGCGCGAAGAAAGATGCCAAGAAGAAATAAGGCGCATCATTTTCTTCTATTGCCAATCCACCCATTAGAACGCGTATCCCTATGGACCATTCCCTGCACCTGGATGAGTTGCTCGCCGACGTGACGCAGCGCCAACCCCGGATGGTGCTGCTCCAGATCCCCGAAGGACTGAAGTCGAATGTCATTGATATCGAATCGGCGTTCGCCTCCAAAAACATCCCCACCATCACGGTGCTGGACCCGAGCTTCGGGGCATGCGACATCGCGGATCACAAAGCCAAGCTATTGGGGTGCGATTTGTTGGTGCATTTCGGCCACAGTAAAATGCTCCACGCGGGGATGGATGTCATCTATTGGCCAGTGGAATATCCCTTGGAAGAGGGGATGATCCAGGGGTGCGTGAATGCATTAGGTAAAGATCCATTTTGGTCGACACGCAGGAGGATAGGGATATATGTCACCATCCAATTCCATCGCCATCTTCCTGCCATTAGAAAGGGATTGGAGGACGCAGGATATATAGTTTTTGTTGGGCAAGGGGACTTGAAAGACGGTCAGGTTTTAGGATGCGATGTGTCCGCCCGGAGGGAAATAGAAGATAAAATCGACGCCAACATCTATTTTGGGGATGGATATTTCCATGCGCTCGCTATCGCCTTTTCTTCCAAAAAACCCACGTATCTTTACAATCCATTCACGCGCACGCTTGAAGATCTCCAATCCCACAAGGAAAAATACCTGCGCCAACGCTTTGGGTTACTGGCGCAAGCCCGGGACGCGCAGACGTTTGCCATTATTCTCTGCACCAAACGGGGGCAATTGCGAAAAGCCCTGGCGTTGAAGATGCAACAGATGCTCGCCGAAGCCGGAAAAAAAGGCGTGCTCGTGAGCATGGAGCACGTGAGCCCGGATTCATTATTGGGAATAAAGGTGGATGCCTATGTGAACACGAGCTGCTCCCGCATCGCCACGGACGATTTCCAATCCTATGCCAAACCCATGCTCACCCCCATCGAAGTGGAAATATTGCTCGGGAAGCGGAAGCCCGAGGACTATGTGTTTGATGAAATACGGCATCTGGGGACCAAGGTGGCGTGAACCCCCAAAGCGGGCTATTGTACAAAAGTATAAATACCCCATTCGCGTCGCATCTTCCATGGGGAATGTTCGTCGGGTGCGAAAAGTATTGAAACAAGAGGGGGCGTCTAACTCGTTGCGTTTTAGGGCCGTGCGTCCTCCGGTTTGGCGTCGGGGAAGCTTGCGGTTGCAGCTTAATCATCACAAGGAGTTGCAGGATCTATTAACTCGTTCGACTCAAAATGTAATTAATCACAGGGATAGCATTATTGCTGGTCATATTCCCCCCAAACGGATTAATGATATTTTTAGAAACAAGTCCGGAGGATATGATGTCACCCCTTATACCCTCAGTATGCTCGGGCTGCCTCTTGGCACCACCGCATTAGCGGGAGGTGTTGAAGTAGCTGTTAGAGAACCTAATCCAGTTGGTTTATTTCTTGGTTCCTCTTTGAGTATGATTGGGGCACTTATTCTGAGTGGTGGATTAATAACTTTTTCAGAGACCCGAAAAGCCCGATTATTTAGTGTTTTGAAGAAAAAGATATTTATCAACAATTCCAAAGAACCTTGGACAAAAGCGAAAAGCGAGCGAAACAGAGAAGTGGTGGATGCGGCGATTAATGAGTTGTTGGCTTTGCGGGAAGAGAACATTCACCAAATGATTCAAATTCAGGACCAAATGGCACGGGCGAAGCCGCGTCCCTCTGAAAAATAGAACCGGAAAAATCAAAAAAAATATCGGAATTCATCTGCCCGCTAAAGCAGTAAGGGTTCTCCCGGAAACGACCCTAAACATTCCAGAAACATTGCCTAAGCAGGGAAACCCTTTTTATCCATGCATGGGTGTTCCAGGAATGACCAGATCTCCCCACTCGCGGATATTGCGTTCGATGAATCGGCCCGGCGTCACGTTAAGGATCGCGGTGTTGTACCGAAAGAAAAAGACCCGGAAGGAGATCGCCGCATACCTTTTCGAAAAATACGGGAAAGAATGGGAGATCCGCACGCCAAAGGAGATGGAATGGCTGATCGCCGGCCACCTCATCCGGTTTTCCAGAAAGAATTGGGTGCGCCTGTTTGAAGGGAAGGGAAGAGATGAGATCACGAAAGCGTATGAGGGATGGAAAGCCAAGCGCATGCAGATGAAAAACCCTAATCCGCGAGAGGGGAAATCGCATCAGAAAAAGACGATTGAATCCCGTCCGCGTAAACAAAACGGGCATTTTTCCAAGTCGCGCGAACTGGTCACGCAGATAAAAAACATATTGGAAAAGAAGGATAGGCGCGCCGTGACATACATCCTCTCCCGCCTAACGAATCCGCAGAGGGAGGTCGTGGAACTCGCCATACTCCAGCGACAGGATGTTTTCGATATTGCCGTGCAATTGAATATTGAACCGAGTGTGTTGTTCCACCGACTCCGCTTGGCCCACGCCCGGATTATCACACTGGCGGATTATTGATCCGCTTACTCTTTCCACACACCCTTCTTAGAAATGGATTTGGTGGAGGTGATGAGAGTCCCCTCGAATACGCCATCCGCGAGGGCCTCGGGAATATGGTCCACGTGCTTGCCCCAGATGAGAAAGGTGTCAATCCGGCTGCGCGCCATCACGAGGGCGGCGAGGGGATCCAGGATGAAAGGGGCTTCCGTATCGGCCATCCCCTGAGTGGCCATTCTGGAGAATTGGGCATGGGAAAAGATTTCCTCTGGAATACGAAAATCTGAGAGGAGGATGAGTTTTCCCCCCATTCGTTCGGCGAGCATGGCCGCGCGGGCCTCGGTAGAATAGGGACCACTGCTCCCCACCATGACCGGCAAGGCATCATTTTCCAGCACGCGAAGGGTTTCCTCTAAGTCCTCGCACACGTGGGGGTGGGCTTTGGAGAGTGTGCGCAACACCAAGGAGGAATGAATCCCACTCGAGGCCCGATTGAGATGCTCAATCTCGGAGGATGGAACCCCTAATTGGTGGGCGGTGCGCGCTGCCAATCGTGTTTGGGATGATTCCCCTACTACCAGGGCGACGCGCATCCCTTGCAAACGTAATCTTTCAAGCGTGGCGGACAAGGAATGCAACCAGGCGAGCTGGAATTTATTCCGGCGAAAGATGAGAGACCCTGGCACACATACGACAAGGGCATTCGCCATCGCGGGGGCATCGGGCGGGGGAAGAGACGAGGGTTGGGGAAAGGAGGGGGGAAAATCAGAAGGGATTGGCGGACTGTCTTCGGGCGCACGGGAACCGGAACCATTCTCCTGCTCGGCATCACGGAATAAGTCGAACATATCCATTGGCGACCCGCCCAAAAACGACAGCTGCTACACCGCCCACATGGATGGATGCGCCCTCCTATAAAAACGTGTCGAGCCCCCTCTAATCTACCCCATGCCCAAGGAAACCCTATTAGAGGCCGATTCCGCCGAGCAGGCGGTCTTCAAGAAGAAGCTGAAGGAGCTGTCAAGCTACAAAGGAAGGGGGACAGAACTCATTTCGGTGTACATCCCTCCCGGCACCGACCGGGGGGCGGTGATGAATCAATTGTCCACTGAAATGGGCCAGTCGGGCAACATCAAATCCCCTCAAACCAGGAAGAACGTGCAGACGGCGCTCAAGAAGATATCCAATTTTCTCAAGCAGACGGATTTCAAACTCCCCCCCACAGGACTCGTTTTATTCTGCGGGAATGTGGCAGAAACGGAAGGGCGAACGGATATCCGCCTGTTCACCGTGAAACCGGTGAAGCCCTTGCGGACGCGCCTCTACTGGTGCGATTCCTCGTTTCATTTGGACCCATTGCAGGAGATGATGGTCCCCACGGATTTGTACGCCTTGATCGTGATGGACAAGCGCGAGGCCACTGTGGCCTTGCTGGTGGGAAAACGATATGACATCATCGGGCATTTCACGAGTCACGTGGCCGGAAAATTTAGGGCGGGTGGACAGTGTTTAGACCCGAAAACACTGGTTGTTCTAAACGATGGAAATATTGTCCCAATCTCACGCGTTGAGCTAAATCAAGGAATAAAGAATGCAGACACGGAGACCTTCTTGGTCCAAGACGCTCCTATTATTGACAAATGGAATGTCCAAAAGAGGAAAGTCATGATTATCACTAAATCTCCACGATTTGAGATTGTTTCTTCCCCCGAGCACGTGTTTTTTACCTATGACAAAGAAAACGATTTGGTCATTGAAAAAGAAGCTGCCCTACTGGCTCCAACCGATATTCTGCTGATGCCTGAAAAAATATCAATTAAAGGAATGACCCAAAAATTGAAAACCGAAGTGGAAAATACCTACACCCTTACCCCTGAAGGGTTGAAGAAGCTCATTGCTAAACGAAATGAAAAAGGGCTTTCACAGAAAGAGTTTGGTAAAAACATCGGCATCCATCAAGCCACCATATCCTCGTTGGAACGTGGAATATTTAATCCACGATTAGCGTACTT includes:
- a CDS encoding SET domain-containing protein-lysine N-methyltransferase, with the translated sequence MVLLASYRSPKVRVLNSSNIDKKGIFAIANISEGETVFVKAGHIVDNQTAKELENKLGEYCLQISDNLNLCPTTKKEVKETAIFVNHSCDPNIGPRGQIVFIAIRNIKAGEELCYDYAMTTARQYNLKCECGTRVCRKKITGEDWKIKSLQKRYKNHFSDFILQKIKKQ
- a CDS encoding NAD(P)/FAD-dependent oxidoreductase — encoded protein: MQDYDVVVSGAGPSGSACARLLGDKGLRVLLVDKSIFPRDTGKAALLLPEAMDVLSRLGVWDKVVEKGAHSLEGLAFFHEGKEWESAHRPTTPHLAMASVPRKQVDNILFEHATKGCEFRESVQVTGVNVLQDKVEVRLADLSTRQVRTVTCDMVVGADGAFSEVARSLGGLENPAWHTMMGVQKIVSSSPTESKQGDIHFHEELGPGYTWMVPLEKGQVSVGACVSPVWMDRHRVDLVEWMEKWMSTFEWTHPSSPNSLSSGWEEQVIPLRGSSRPRVFNRALLIGDAAGVAHSFSGMGIGDALTSSWMAGETIWEAYSRADFSRASLSAYDHRLQTHLQRHPSPEGARALMHIKPIWKRLLCRADTQPALSQDLSHLFFPSEKESRPVSAGGLIKNAWMGR
- a CDS encoding thioredoxin domain-containing protein, which codes for MKGQESKVLYLAAIGILVIVAAIFAYQYFSASSDLKDVEAQNTALLQSFKDYGTAVAYEENANYEFGRLIGKYEQGDYSDALDLLPRVKNGFREAEIQLAKVTNAPFYDQSLKADMNTYYRSLDYFFIGIEQDLKISLNEKYTSLSFSQEDKENYIAEMKENRGNFVTAKEIADKIQHRTELGVLTLINAYDAIINAIDKQIAETEKRETNENQIIVEDQVLNIKSISGHWIGNENAQMWIVQFGDFDDTFNNNFYSNTWPKIKSTYIDTGKARFAFAHFPLSFHDNAVIAANAAECAAEQGKFWEMHDLLYKNYPTFNQAKFYSLAESLGLDQGQFSTCYESRKYDDVISADYDVGIDAGVEGTPSFFIRGTKGTKFIVGAYQYPYFEEAINGVSE
- a CDS encoding PIN domain-containing protein → MTATDNRLFFDSNIWLDYFLQSQEKIGQLVDSPEGKIFTSTLSFHEVAKILSRRLNNPSFVREAMRFMRENSAVVMVDEDIAVDSVTWCVKNKLSTVDSIIYQSALASDAALVTADSDFGTLPKVYKVNV
- a CDS encoding HD domain-containing protein — encoded protein: MKPSRLFTAIGKLNTLKHRQRRGWVVRGVKGAESVADHAWRSAVIAHLIAPKGYDRQKMLLMALLHDTSDIYGPHYIPTDYITKENKFSQERKSMKRFVQLLPGNEGEKWLGLWEEMENQSSKEAKLVKDAEILDMLFQALEYQKAGNFKKDLTEFWARDIKRLTTPPGKKLGLEISRQWPKAAKKRFDAKKYTYHY
- a CDS encoding 50S ribosomal protein L16, whose amino-acid sequence is MGLRPAHCYRGTDKPAYTRIAIKVHHKNFIGTNPGLRTRQFNMGNPTKPYSHIVDWVVQEPHVQVRDNAIEAVRMGFNRQLVHKIGKDNFFIRVRVYPFQILRENKIAQGAGADRVSSGMKHSFGKPIGRAVRLRKNQKVLSVLCDGSHVTVVTTALNRAATKFNCKMLPIVHQDVTSIGNLPKKTREEKIEATVTTPVEGEVAAATPEVASKTGGKAPVKGVEKKDAGKKGAKKDAKKK
- a CDS encoding arginase family protein codes for the protein MIPSPSLKRLPSKTFANFNSNFTYSDAQVVMVGVACDITCTYGKGAWLGPQAFLDASFQIETEVPYFHTDFSEKVKVHHAGIIECPRDVSKAIKKKRAWLEIKKITQEMVKRVQTISKKILKDEKLLMVIGGDHSITNGVLNALDEVHGAENVTIIHFDAHLDMREAYDAQEYSHASVMHNARKKGFPMVHIGIRDHISSEEADFIRENKWESTIFFCATQPLAFYTTYAPKKGLFSPSNMIMNGLISPSQMGMILSSIKTKYVYISLDMDVLDPPLVPGTGTPLPLGLRMESLQEVLFAILQQCKTQKSILVGFDITEIAPLLRKPSGKYNSKNVLSPLIEVHASLLAYKILFWWYLEKFLKK